Proteins encoded by one window of Vigna radiata var. radiata cultivar VC1973A chromosome 5, Vradiata_ver6, whole genome shotgun sequence:
- the LOC106762497 gene encoding homeobox-leucine zipper protein ATHB-8 isoform X2, which produces MMAVSSACKDGTKVAMDNGKYVRYTPEQVEALERLYHECPKPSSLRRQQLIRECPILSNIEPKQIKVWFQNRRCREKQRKEASRLQGVNRKLTAMNKLLMEENDRLQKQVSQLVYENSFFRQQTQNATVATTDTSCESVVTSGQRHLTPQHPPRDASPAGLLSIAEETLAEFLSKATGTAVEWVQMPGMKPGPDSIGIVAISHGCPGVAARACGLVGLEPARVAEILKDRLSWFRDCRTVDVLNVMSTGNGGTIELLYMQLYAPTTLAPGRDFWLLRYTSLLEDGSLVVCERSLNNTQNGPAMPPVQHFVRADMLPSGYLIRPCEGGGSIIHIVDHMVLEPWSVPEVLRPLYESSMLLAQRTTMAALRHLRQISQEVSQPSVTGWGRRPAALRALSQRLSKGFNEAVNGFADDGWSMLESDGIDDVTLLVNSSPSKMMGANLGYNNNGFPSMSSSVLCAKASMLLQNVPPAILLRFLREHRSEWADSSIDAYSAAAIKAGPCSLPGARPGGGFGGQVILPLAHTIEHEEFMEVIKLENMGYYRDDMTIPGDVFLLQLCSGVDEHAVGTSAELVFAPIDASFSDDAPILPSGFRIIPLDSSSDAASPNRTLDLASALEVGTTANKAAGDNSGHSGSTKSVMTIAFQFAFEVHLQESIATMARQYVRSIIASVQRVSLALSPSRFGSHNAFHLPPGTPEAQTLARWISNSYRFYLGVELLKCEGSESILKSLWHHSDAVLCCSLKALPVFTFANQAGLDMLETTLVALQDITLEKIFDDNGKKTLCSEFPQIMQQGFMCIQGGICLSSMGRPVSYERAVAWKVLNEEESAHCICFMFINWSFV; this is translated from the exons ATGATGGCTGTGAGTTCGGCCTGCAAAGATGGGACCAAGGTGGCAATGGACAACGGCAAGTACGTCCGCTATACACCCGAACAGGTGGAAGCACTCGAAAGGCTCTACCATGAATGCCCCAAACCAAGTTCCCTCCGCCGCCAGCAACTCATAAGAGAGTGCCCCATTCTCTCCAACATCGAACCCAAACAGATCAAGGTTTGGTTCCAAAACCGAAG GTGTAGGGAGAAGCAGCGGAAAGAAGCGTCACGGCTGCAAGGTGTGAACAGGAAGCTGACAGCAATGAATAAGTTACTGATGGAGGAAAACGACAGATTGCAGAAGCAGGTGTCACAGCTGGTATATGAAAACAGCTTTTTCCGCCAACAGACTCAGAAC GCTACGGTTGCCACGACGGACACGAGCTGTGAGTCGGTGGTGACGAGCGGTCAGCGGCACTTGACGCCCCAGCATCCGCCGAGGGATGCTAGCCCTGCAGG ACTTTTGTCCATTGCAGAGGAGACTTTAGCAGAGTTTCTTTCAAAGGCCACTGGAACTGCTGTCGAGTGGGTCCAAATGCCCGGGATGAAG CCTGGTCCGGATTCCATTGGAATCGTTGCTATTTCTCACGGTTGCCCTGGAGTGGCCGCACGTGCCTGCGGCCTTGTGGGTCTAGAACCTGCCAGG GTTGCCGAAATCCTCAAAGATAGGCTCTCATGGTTTCGTGATTGCCGAACCGTGGACGTTCTAAATGTCATGTCCACTGGAAATGGTGGAACCATTGAGCTACTTTACATGCAG TTGTATGCGCCAACAACTTTAGCACCTGGTCGCGACTTCTGGTTGCTGCGCTACACATCACTTTTGGAGGATGGTAGTCTAGTG GTCTGTGAAAGATCACTCAACAATACTCAGAATGGTCCTGCTATGCCTCCGGTGCAGCATTTTGTTAGAGCTGACATGCTGCCAAGTGGGTATCTGATAAGACCTTGCGAAGGAGGGGGGTCCATCATCCATATTGTTGATCATATGGTTCTAGAG CCATGGAGTGTTCCTGAAGTTTTGCGCCCACTTTATGAGTCATCAATGTTGCTAGCTCAGAGGACTACTATGGCG GCCTTACGTCATTTGAGGCAGATTTCTCAAGAGGTTTCTCAGCCAAGTGTAACAGGATGGGGAAGAAGGCCTGCAGCTTTACGTGCACTGAGTCAGAGATTGAGCAA GGGCTTTAATGAAGCTGTCAATGGCTTTGCCGATGATGGCTGGTCCATGTTAGAAAGTGATGGCATAGATGATGTCACCCTTCTAGTGAATTCCTCACCTAGCAAGATGATGGGAGCTAACCTTGGCTATAACAACAATGGATTTCCTTCTATGAGCAGTTCCGTGCTATGTGCCAAAGCATCCATGTTGCTACAG AATGTTCCTCCAGCAATTCTTCTTAGATTCTTGAGGGAGCACAGGTCAGAATGGGCAGACAGCAGCATTGATGCCTACTCAGCTGCTGCCATTAAAGCCGGTCCCTGTAGCTTGCCAGGGGCCCGACCAGGAGGAGGTTTTGGGGGTCAGGTTATTCTTCCGCTAGCTCACACAATCGAGCATGAAGAG TTCATGGAGGTTATTAAGCTTGAAAACATGGGCTACTATAGGGACGACATGACTATACCTGGTGATGTTTTCCTCTTGCAA CTTTGCAGTGGAGTGGACGAGCATGCAGTTGGCACCAGCGCAGAACTTGTTTTTGCTCCAATAGATGCGTCTTTTTCTGATGATGCACCCATTTTACCTTCTGGGTTTCGCATTATACCTCTTGATTCTAGCTCA GATGCTGCTAGTCCAAACCGGACACTTGATCTGGCTTCTGCACTTGAGGTTGGAACCACGGCAAACAAAGCAGCTGGTGATAACTCAGGTCATTCTGGGAGCACAAAATCTGTGATGACAATAGCATTCCAGTTTGCATTTGAAGTTCACCTTCAAGAGAGCATAGCAACCATGGCCAGACAGTATGTTCGTAGTATCATTGCCTCTGTTCAGAGGGTTTCATTAGCACTTTCTCCTTCCCGTTTTGGTTCTCACAATGCATTTCACTTACCACCTGGCACTCCTGAGGCTCAAACACTTGCTCGATGGATCTCTAACAGCTATAG GTTCTATCTAGGGGTAGAACTTCTTAAATGTGAAGGCAGTGAATCCATTCTGAAGTCTCTTTGGCATCACTCAGATGCAGTTTTGTGCTGCTCTTTAAAG GCATTACCCGTTTTTACGTTTGCAAATCAAGCTGGACTTGACATGCTTGAAACAACTTTGGTTGCACTTCAAGACATAACCCTGGAAAAGATTTTTGATGACAATGGAAAGAAAACCCTGTGCAGCGAGTTCCCCCAGATAATGCAGCAG GGTTTCATGTGTATTCAAGGTGGAATCTGTTTGTCGAGCATGGGTAGACCAGTGTCCTATGAGAGAGCAGTTGCATGGAAAGTATTAAACGAAGAAGAATCTGCTCATTGCATCTGTTTTATGTTCATCAATTGGTCTTTTGTCTGA
- the LOC106762497 gene encoding homeobox-leucine zipper protein ATHB-8 isoform X1 produces the protein MMAVSSACKDGTKVAMDNGKYVRYTPEQVEALERLYHECPKPSSLRRQQLIRECPILSNIEPKQIKVWFQNRRCREKQRKEASRLQGVNRKLTAMNKLLMEENDRLQKQVSQLVYENSFFRQQTQNATVATTDTSCESVVTSGQRHLTPQHPPRDASPAGLLSIAEETLAEFLSKATGTAVEWVQMPGMKPGPDSIGIVAISHGCPGVAARACGLVGLEPARVAEILKDRLSWFRDCRTVDVLNVMSTGNGGTIELLYMQLYAPTTLAPGRDFWLLRYTSLLEDGSLVVCERSLNNTQNGPAMPPVQHFVRADMLPSGYLIRPCEGGGSIIHIVDHMVLEPWSVPEVLRPLYESSMLLAQRTTMAALRHLRQISQEVSQPSVTGWGRRPAALRALSQRLSKGFNEAVNGFADDGWSMLESDGIDDVTLLVNSSPSKMMGANLGYNNNGFPSMSSSVLCAKASMLLQNVPPAILLRFLREHRSEWADSSIDAYSAAAIKAGPCSLPGARPGGGFGGQVILPLAHTIEHEEFMEVIKLENMGYYRDDMTIPGDVFLLQCRKCSQLCSGVDEHAVGTSAELVFAPIDASFSDDAPILPSGFRIIPLDSSSDAASPNRTLDLASALEVGTTANKAAGDNSGHSGSTKSVMTIAFQFAFEVHLQESIATMARQYVRSIIASVQRVSLALSPSRFGSHNAFHLPPGTPEAQTLARWISNSYRFYLGVELLKCEGSESILKSLWHHSDAVLCCSLKALPVFTFANQAGLDMLETTLVALQDITLEKIFDDNGKKTLCSEFPQIMQQGFMCIQGGICLSSMGRPVSYERAVAWKVLNEEESAHCICFMFINWSFV, from the exons ATGATGGCTGTGAGTTCGGCCTGCAAAGATGGGACCAAGGTGGCAATGGACAACGGCAAGTACGTCCGCTATACACCCGAACAGGTGGAAGCACTCGAAAGGCTCTACCATGAATGCCCCAAACCAAGTTCCCTCCGCCGCCAGCAACTCATAAGAGAGTGCCCCATTCTCTCCAACATCGAACCCAAACAGATCAAGGTTTGGTTCCAAAACCGAAG GTGTAGGGAGAAGCAGCGGAAAGAAGCGTCACGGCTGCAAGGTGTGAACAGGAAGCTGACAGCAATGAATAAGTTACTGATGGAGGAAAACGACAGATTGCAGAAGCAGGTGTCACAGCTGGTATATGAAAACAGCTTTTTCCGCCAACAGACTCAGAAC GCTACGGTTGCCACGACGGACACGAGCTGTGAGTCGGTGGTGACGAGCGGTCAGCGGCACTTGACGCCCCAGCATCCGCCGAGGGATGCTAGCCCTGCAGG ACTTTTGTCCATTGCAGAGGAGACTTTAGCAGAGTTTCTTTCAAAGGCCACTGGAACTGCTGTCGAGTGGGTCCAAATGCCCGGGATGAAG CCTGGTCCGGATTCCATTGGAATCGTTGCTATTTCTCACGGTTGCCCTGGAGTGGCCGCACGTGCCTGCGGCCTTGTGGGTCTAGAACCTGCCAGG GTTGCCGAAATCCTCAAAGATAGGCTCTCATGGTTTCGTGATTGCCGAACCGTGGACGTTCTAAATGTCATGTCCACTGGAAATGGTGGAACCATTGAGCTACTTTACATGCAG TTGTATGCGCCAACAACTTTAGCACCTGGTCGCGACTTCTGGTTGCTGCGCTACACATCACTTTTGGAGGATGGTAGTCTAGTG GTCTGTGAAAGATCACTCAACAATACTCAGAATGGTCCTGCTATGCCTCCGGTGCAGCATTTTGTTAGAGCTGACATGCTGCCAAGTGGGTATCTGATAAGACCTTGCGAAGGAGGGGGGTCCATCATCCATATTGTTGATCATATGGTTCTAGAG CCATGGAGTGTTCCTGAAGTTTTGCGCCCACTTTATGAGTCATCAATGTTGCTAGCTCAGAGGACTACTATGGCG GCCTTACGTCATTTGAGGCAGATTTCTCAAGAGGTTTCTCAGCCAAGTGTAACAGGATGGGGAAGAAGGCCTGCAGCTTTACGTGCACTGAGTCAGAGATTGAGCAA GGGCTTTAATGAAGCTGTCAATGGCTTTGCCGATGATGGCTGGTCCATGTTAGAAAGTGATGGCATAGATGATGTCACCCTTCTAGTGAATTCCTCACCTAGCAAGATGATGGGAGCTAACCTTGGCTATAACAACAATGGATTTCCTTCTATGAGCAGTTCCGTGCTATGTGCCAAAGCATCCATGTTGCTACAG AATGTTCCTCCAGCAATTCTTCTTAGATTCTTGAGGGAGCACAGGTCAGAATGGGCAGACAGCAGCATTGATGCCTACTCAGCTGCTGCCATTAAAGCCGGTCCCTGTAGCTTGCCAGGGGCCCGACCAGGAGGAGGTTTTGGGGGTCAGGTTATTCTTCCGCTAGCTCACACAATCGAGCATGAAGAG TTCATGGAGGTTATTAAGCTTGAAAACATGGGCTACTATAGGGACGACATGACTATACCTGGTGATGTTTTCCTCTTGCAA TGTCGCAAATGTTCACAGCTTTGCAGTGGAGTGGACGAGCATGCAGTTGGCACCAGCGCAGAACTTGTTTTTGCTCCAATAGATGCGTCTTTTTCTGATGATGCACCCATTTTACCTTCTGGGTTTCGCATTATACCTCTTGATTCTAGCTCA GATGCTGCTAGTCCAAACCGGACACTTGATCTGGCTTCTGCACTTGAGGTTGGAACCACGGCAAACAAAGCAGCTGGTGATAACTCAGGTCATTCTGGGAGCACAAAATCTGTGATGACAATAGCATTCCAGTTTGCATTTGAAGTTCACCTTCAAGAGAGCATAGCAACCATGGCCAGACAGTATGTTCGTAGTATCATTGCCTCTGTTCAGAGGGTTTCATTAGCACTTTCTCCTTCCCGTTTTGGTTCTCACAATGCATTTCACTTACCACCTGGCACTCCTGAGGCTCAAACACTTGCTCGATGGATCTCTAACAGCTATAG GTTCTATCTAGGGGTAGAACTTCTTAAATGTGAAGGCAGTGAATCCATTCTGAAGTCTCTTTGGCATCACTCAGATGCAGTTTTGTGCTGCTCTTTAAAG GCATTACCCGTTTTTACGTTTGCAAATCAAGCTGGACTTGACATGCTTGAAACAACTTTGGTTGCACTTCAAGACATAACCCTGGAAAAGATTTTTGATGACAATGGAAAGAAAACCCTGTGCAGCGAGTTCCCCCAGATAATGCAGCAG GGTTTCATGTGTATTCAAGGTGGAATCTGTTTGTCGAGCATGGGTAGACCAGTGTCCTATGAGAGAGCAGTTGCATGGAAAGTATTAAACGAAGAAGAATCTGCTCATTGCATCTGTTTTATGTTCATCAATTGGTCTTTTGTCTGA